In Nitrospinaceae bacterium, one genomic interval encodes:
- a CDS encoding CinA family protein: MEDVMPNLDEMGTSLGALLKEKGETIAIAETSAGGLISASLLSIGGASAYFLGGGVLYTYESRNKMLDLPQDTFDGMRPSTEEYALRIARAAREHLGSTWGVGETGATGPKGNRYGDDAGHSCIGVSGPRDAVITLETGSADRVANMWAFTQAALELIEKTVRGNS, encoded by the coding sequence ATGGAGGATGTCATGCCGAATCTAGATGAAATGGGTACGTCACTGGGAGCGCTTCTGAAAGAGAAGGGCGAGACCATTGCAATAGCCGAAACATCGGCCGGAGGGTTGATTTCGGCTTCCTTGCTATCGATAGGAGGCGCTTCGGCCTACTTCCTGGGAGGCGGGGTGCTTTACACCTATGAGTCGCGCAACAAGATGCTTGATCTTCCGCAAGACACTTTCGACGGCATGAGACCCAGCACCGAGGAATATGCCCTCCGCATCGCCCGGGCGGCGCGGGAGCACTTGGGCTCCACTTGGGGCGTTGGCGAAACCGGAGCCACAGGACCCAAGGGAAACCGGTACGGGGATGACGCAGGTCATTCGTGTATTGGTGTCTCAGGGCCTAGGGATGCCGTGATTACCCTGGAAACCGGAAGCGCAGATCGAGTGGCAAACATGTGGGCCTTCACCCAGGCCGCGCTTGAGCTGATAGAGAAAACGGTGAGGGGGAATTCCTAA
- a CDS encoding YjbQ family protein produces MKMSTYAHSFQIDTQGFADIRDITGEVSEAVLKSGLDSGVCVVFVPGSTAGVTTIEFESGALADLKEAIARLVPEGEAYAHDARWGDGNGFSHVRAALLGPSLSLPFRDRVLITGTWQQIVLVDFDNRPRQRRIEVQLVGG; encoded by the coding sequence ATGAAAATGTCCACCTACGCGCATTCATTTCAGATTGATACGCAAGGATTTGCTGACATCAGGGACATTACCGGCGAGGTCTCGGAAGCTGTTCTTAAGAGTGGACTCGATTCGGGGGTCTGCGTGGTATTTGTTCCAGGTTCAACGGCCGGTGTGACCACCATTGAGTTTGAGTCAGGGGCTCTCGCCGACTTGAAGGAAGCCATTGCCCGCCTTGTTCCCGAGGGTGAGGCGTATGCTCACGACGCTCGCTGGGGTGACGGGAACGGGTTTTCCCATGTTCGTGCCGCGCTCTTGGGGCCCAGCCTTTCTCTGCCCTTCAGAGATAGGGTGCTAATCACCGGAACTTGGCAGCAGATTGTCCTGGTCGATTTCGACAACCGCCCGAGGCAGCGACGGATCGAGGTCCAACTCGTCGGCGGGTGA
- a CDS encoding citrate synthase/methylcitrate synthase: MAEEKPRQFVGKTEFKKGLEGAITNESAISYVDGANGKLIYRGYSIDDLCAGGGGFEECAYLLIDGLLPTKAQLDAFSKDLAGRRTIPQEVKDMITLLAPNTHPMNTLRTAVSMLGCLNSKEFEVTVENDLDIAMSLTAQFPTIVGAIQRVRSGKPIVDPDPSLGHSEDFMRMMTGEPADARTAEVMDMALIIHAEHGMNASTFSAMVTNSSLTDLYSSICAGIGSLKGPLHGGANEATLKTFLEIGDPAKTDEWFAASKEKKQKVMGFGHRVYKAYDPRAVIFDPVAKEFSERAGSGHLYEIAKKLEALVVADLGGKGIFPNVDYFSGLIYNAMGIDTDMFTPIFAVPRIAGWSARVLEYLPENRLFRPRAVYVGDLEASYTPIDKR, translated from the coding sequence ATGGCTGAAGAAAAACCCCGGCAGTTTGTCGGAAAAACCGAGTTTAAGAAGGGCCTCGAAGGTGCCATTACGAACGAAAGTGCCATCAGTTATGTAGATGGTGCCAACGGTAAGCTCATCTATCGTGGCTACAGCATCGATGATCTGTGTGCGGGCGGCGGGGGGTTCGAGGAGTGCGCCTATCTGCTGATAGATGGCTTGTTGCCCACTAAGGCGCAACTCGATGCCTTCAGTAAGGATTTGGCCGGCCGCCGGACTATTCCCCAGGAGGTCAAGGATATGATCACTCTCCTTGCCCCCAATACGCATCCAATGAACACCCTCCGCACAGCCGTTTCCATGTTGGGATGCCTCAATTCCAAAGAGTTCGAAGTGACGGTTGAAAATGATCTGGATATCGCAATGTCCCTCACGGCGCAGTTCCCCACCATCGTCGGGGCCATTCAGCGGGTAAGAAGCGGCAAGCCGATTGTGGACCCGGACCCCTCTCTCGGTCACTCCGAGGATTTCATGCGGATGATGACGGGCGAGCCTGCCGATGCTCGGACCGCAGAGGTTATGGACATGGCGCTCATCATCCATGCCGAGCACGGCATGAATGCCTCGACCTTTAGCGCAATGGTGACGAATAGCTCCCTCACAGATCTTTACAGTTCTATTTGCGCTGGCATCGGTTCCCTCAAAGGCCCTCTCCACGGCGGCGCCAACGAGGCAACGCTGAAAACATTCTTGGAAATTGGAGATCCGGCTAAGACCGACGAATGGTTCGCGGCCTCCAAGGAGAAGAAGCAAAAGGTGATGGGCTTTGGCCACCGCGTGTATAAAGCCTATGATCCCCGGGCGGTAATATTCGACCCTGTTGCCAAGGAATTTTCCGAGCGTGCGGGTTCAGGCCACCTCTACGAAATCGCCAAAAAGCTCGAGGCCCTCGTTGTCGCCGATCTCGGCGGCAAGGGAATATTCCCGAACGTGGACTACTTCTCGGGCCTGATTTACAACGCGATGGGAATCGACACCGACATGTTCACACCGATTTTCGCGGTGCCGCGCATCGCCGGATGGTCGGCACGTGTCCTCGAATATCTGCCCGAGAATCGTCTTTTCCGCCCGCGCGCGGTCTATGTGGGCGATCTTGAGGCGAGCTACACGCCGATTGATAAGAGGTAG
- a CDS encoding ketopantoate reductase family protein produces the protein MDKKIAVLGTGAIGSSVAADLTKAEYDVTIVDQWAEHVEVMKEKGLHIKFPDMDLKVQVNACHLYEMASLYPQFDIVFLCVKSYDRRWMVEFIEPYLKSDGVLVGLQNSLNDDSHASILGRERVVGCAIELSAEIFTPGIVQRNTTHEGTWFGIGELDGSVTPRVKELQEILSHVAKVDITENIYGSRWTKLLANSMTMGPYGLLGTRNAEAAGLDGLLEIQMNLGKESMEVGTALGYNIEPVFGLNADDFSGSDDQVLITAMKTLMSHVGTRARTAPIQDHIKGRRSEMAFINGLVSSKGREVGIPTPYNDAVTEIALMIDKGELEMDISNFEILKMKIAESL, from the coding sequence ATGGACAAGAAAATTGCAGTATTGGGCACTGGCGCCATCGGTAGCAGCGTGGCCGCCGACCTCACGAAAGCGGAATACGATGTAACCATCGTTGACCAGTGGGCCGAGCATGTTGAGGTGATGAAAGAAAAAGGACTGCACATCAAATTTCCGGATATGGATCTTAAAGTGCAGGTAAATGCCTGCCATCTTTACGAAATGGCCTCGCTGTACCCCCAGTTCGACATCGTATTCCTCTGCGTAAAATCTTACGACAGACGCTGGATGGTCGAATTCATTGAACCTTATCTAAAGAGCGACGGTGTGCTCGTTGGCCTGCAAAATAGCCTGAACGATGATTCACACGCATCCATATTGGGCCGCGAGCGCGTTGTAGGCTGCGCCATAGAGCTTTCTGCTGAAATATTCACACCAGGAATCGTCCAGCGAAACACCACCCATGAGGGCACCTGGTTTGGCATCGGGGAGCTCGACGGCTCCGTCACCCCGCGTGTTAAGGAGCTTCAAGAAATCTTGAGCCACGTTGCGAAGGTAGATATCACCGAGAATATTTACGGCTCAAGATGGACAAAGCTTCTCGCCAATTCGATGACGATGGGTCCCTACGGGCTACTCGGCACCAGGAATGCCGAGGCGGCGGGCCTGGATGGTTTACTTGAAATACAAATGAACCTCGGCAAAGAATCAATGGAGGTGGGCACCGCGCTCGGCTACAACATTGAACCCGTTTTCGGCTTGAACGCTGACGATTTTTCCGGCTCAGACGATCAGGTATTGATAACGGCGATGAAAACGCTGATGAGCCATGTCGGGACACGCGCCAGAACCGCCCCAATCCAGGATCACATCAAGGGCCGCAGAAGCGAGATGGCATTCATCAACGGCCTCGTGTCGAGCAAAGGGCGCGAGGTGGGCATCCCGACACCCTACAACGACGCCGTGACTGAAATTGCCCTAATGATCGACAAGGGCGAGCTTGAAATGGATATTTCCAACTTTGAAATTTTGAAAATGAAGATAGCTGAATCACTTTAA
- a CDS encoding DMT family transporter, producing the protein MLDSWNPDFLAILSALFIAVARVFYTSGLAKVTPALSNFILALISTAIALLVYQSEGGLEKWPLEGLLWFISVGVFGTFFGRFMLMVSIKLLGMARSAVMAQTVLIWSAVPAVVFLGERMTFSIAAGTIGIMCGSILLVLDKGEAKKNFPLRYYLVPLVMTLSFSFAHMSVKRGLLIIPSPAFGMLSASMTAIFFTTGLLFLTDGVKWKTLEKRPLLAICFGSVLNGFASITLWGAMKYGDLVRVVPLNRLSVLLVIFFSWLFFRKQELINRRIVFGGILAVAGAFGIISGR; encoded by the coding sequence TTGCTCGATTCATGGAACCCTGATTTTCTGGCAATTTTGTCAGCGCTTTTCATTGCGGTAGCACGCGTTTTTTACACCTCGGGCCTCGCGAAAGTCACCCCAGCCCTATCGAATTTCATCCTCGCCCTGATCAGCACAGCCATCGCCCTGTTGGTTTACCAATCCGAAGGGGGCTTGGAGAAGTGGCCGCTCGAAGGCCTACTCTGGTTTATCTCGGTGGGTGTTTTCGGAACTTTCTTTGGGCGCTTCATGCTCATGGTTTCCATCAAGCTACTCGGAATGGCCCGCTCCGCCGTAATGGCGCAAACCGTATTAATCTGGTCAGCGGTGCCTGCAGTCGTGTTCCTGGGCGAGCGGATGACTTTCTCCATCGCGGCTGGAACCATCGGCATCATGTGCGGCTCGATTCTGCTCGTCCTCGACAAAGGAGAGGCAAAGAAGAATTTTCCGCTACGCTACTACCTCGTCCCTCTCGTAATGACATTGTCCTTCTCCTTCGCCCACATGAGTGTGAAGCGCGGTCTTCTCATAATTCCCTCGCCCGCCTTCGGCATGCTCTCCGCCAGTATGACCGCCATATTCTTTACGACCGGCCTTTTATTTCTGACCGATGGGGTCAAGTGGAAAACTCTTGAAAAAAGACCACTTCTGGCAATATGCTTTGGTTCAGTTCTCAACGGATTCGCCTCAATTACCCTCTGGGGTGCGATGAAATATGGCGACCTCGTCCGGGTGGTGCCTCTCAACCGCCTGTCTGTGCTTCTTGTAATTTTCTTCTCGTGGTTGTTTTTCAGAAAACAAGAACTCATCAATCGCCGTATCGTGTTCGGGGGCATTCTGGCCGTCGCCGGCGCGTTCGGAATTATTTCAGGTAGATAA
- the speB gene encoding agmatinase yields MSTDNTETPPRREYFLGAEKRSYEEALIALFGCPFDETVSFRAGARNGPAAIRDYSEVLETYSPEFEKDLGGVAFCDMGDLVLEEERLEANLEIISNRAREVLSAGKVPFALGGEHLVSLPLIVAALEHHPDLVVFQWDAHADLRGDFEGAVLSHATVMRRVVEALGEDRIVQYGIRSGTREEWDWMTKHMTVWPMIPENMMAGLVQHQGRPVYLTVDVDVLDPSECPGTGTPEPGGSTFVNLIACIKAMRQAGAPIIGVDVVELAPNIDRSGISAIATAKLVRELLLSLRI; encoded by the coding sequence GTGAGCACAGATAACACTGAGACGCCGCCGAGGAGAGAGTACTTTCTTGGCGCGGAAAAGAGATCGTATGAGGAGGCGCTCATTGCGCTATTTGGGTGTCCCTTCGATGAGACGGTGTCGTTCAGGGCTGGTGCCAGGAATGGGCCCGCTGCCATCCGAGATTATTCAGAGGTTCTTGAAACCTACAGCCCTGAGTTTGAAAAGGATCTTGGCGGTGTTGCTTTTTGCGACATGGGGGATCTTGTCCTGGAAGAGGAGAGGCTGGAGGCAAACCTTGAGATTATTAGCAACCGGGCGAGGGAGGTTCTCTCGGCGGGCAAGGTGCCTTTTGCGCTGGGGGGAGAGCATCTGGTGAGCTTGCCGCTTATTGTGGCGGCGCTGGAGCATCATCCGGATCTTGTTGTTTTTCAATGGGATGCGCATGCCGACTTGCGTGGGGATTTTGAAGGGGCGGTGCTTTCCCACGCAACGGTTATGCGGCGTGTCGTCGAGGCGCTAGGCGAGGACCGGATTGTCCAATATGGAATACGCTCGGGCACCCGTGAGGAATGGGATTGGATGACGAAACACATGACGGTGTGGCCGATGATCCCTGAAAATATGATGGCCGGGCTGGTACAGCATCAGGGGCGGCCCGTGTATTTGACGGTGGATGTGGATGTTCTCGACCCATCGGAGTGCCCCGGGACGGGAACGCCAGAGCCGGGTGGCTCAACTTTTGTGAATTTGATTGCGTGCATAAAGGCGATGCGCCAGGCGGGGGCGCCGATAATTGGTGTTGATGTTGTGGAGCTTGCGCCTAATATTGATAGAAGCGGCATTAGCGCGATTGCGACTGCGAAATTGGTCAGGGAGCTTCTCCTAAGCCTTCGAATTTAG
- a CDS encoding cupin domain-containing protein, whose protein sequence is MEIKSTLQVIKESEIASHQGVTEGQTQQPIIGSDGRPSDRIRVALATFVPGTLEKLHWHPIESYYFVISGRATVRDIEGKEYEVGPETSIYCPPGLAGAHEWEVTETMRLLSVRGTTDTSKKMQFTVDKDTKRSYIDLDELIRREGISFESHY, encoded by the coding sequence ATGGAAATTAAATCGACACTTCAAGTAATCAAAGAGAGCGAAATTGCATCCCATCAGGGGGTGACCGAAGGTCAGACCCAGCAGCCGATAATCGGAAGCGATGGCCGGCCTTCGGACAGAATCCGGGTTGCGCTGGCAACGTTTGTCCCGGGGACGCTCGAAAAACTCCACTGGCATCCGATTGAATCTTATTACTTCGTCATCTCGGGGCGCGCCACTGTCCGCGATATCGAAGGCAAAGAATATGAAGTGGGCCCGGAAACTTCGATCTACTGCCCGCCCGGACTCGCCGGGGCACACGAATGGGAAGTCACCGAGACGATGCGTCTGCTGAGCGTCCGAGGCACCACCGACACGTCGAAAAAGATGCAGTTCACGGTCGACAAGGACACAAAACGCTCCTACATCGACCTCGATGAACTCATCCGCCGCGAGGGGATTAGTTTCGAGTCTCATTATTAA
- a CDS encoding SDR family oxidoreductase has protein sequence MDYELDGKIAIVTGGTSGIGLEIARLYAKGRAKVAITGRDEEKMAGVAKELRGDGAEVLEIQADLANLPDMDRIIEETENKLGPVDILINNAGRSYPGDFFATEPALWEEILKNRIVSPLYLTQKVLARMSERESGSVVFMGATVYREPIPENVMAAAAGGGILSATKALSKLMAPKCIRINAVLLGQFDTPMLRRGFETYAKLHEITVEDAEKLRASQNPTGRLGDPTEAAQLAVFLSSDAASYMTGALVPVDGGRGWSI, from the coding sequence ATGGACTACGAACTAGATGGAAAAATCGCCATCGTCACGGGAGGAACCAGCGGCATCGGCCTCGAAATTGCGCGCCTGTACGCCAAGGGCCGTGCCAAAGTGGCCATCACCGGGCGGGATGAAGAGAAAATGGCGGGCGTGGCAAAGGAACTTCGCGGCGATGGAGCCGAGGTGCTTGAAATCCAGGCCGATCTCGCCAACCTCCCGGACATGGACCGAATAATTGAGGAAACAGAAAATAAGCTGGGGCCCGTCGATATACTGATCAACAATGCAGGGAGAAGCTATCCAGGCGATTTTTTTGCTACCGAACCAGCGCTGTGGGAAGAGATTCTCAAGAATCGAATCGTCTCCCCACTTTACCTCACCCAAAAGGTGCTTGCGCGAATGAGCGAGCGCGAAAGCGGCTCCGTCGTGTTTATGGGTGCTACCGTCTATAGAGAGCCGATACCCGAGAACGTCATGGCTGCCGCCGCTGGAGGCGGCATACTGAGTGCGACCAAAGCCCTGTCCAAACTTATGGCACCCAAGTGCATTCGCATAAATGCTGTGCTTCTAGGCCAGTTCGACACCCCCATGCTTCGCCGGGGTTTTGAGACCTATGCAAAGCTTCACGAAATAACGGTTGAAGATGCAGAAAAACTCCGTGCCTCCCAGAATCCAACTGGCCGCCTTGGAGACCCGACAGAGGCCGCCCAGCTTGCTGTGTTTCTCTCATCCGACGCCGCCTCCTACATGACCGGCGCCCTCGTACCCGTTGACGGTGGGAGAGGTTGGTCTATCTAG